Proteins encoded in a region of the Perca fluviatilis chromosome 6, GENO_Pfluv_1.0, whole genome shotgun sequence genome:
- the lysmd3 gene encoding lysM and putative peptidoglycan-binding domain-containing protein 3 — translation MSSISQHYGFQSATMVQPANGGHAYLFGNNGSENDLSEEDGESYELRPRGRERLRRSTSRERMDDIVYLARDIQEGDTLNSIALQYHCSVADIKRANNFLTEQDFFALRSVKIPVRRFSVLTETHSAGPLKSASPSGTRRLAQISPGASLPSDFSTDSSSSTDSVEGFLLEKDKDIERLVKSTGPSRSSLNEVVSSLTLQQQQPLLGEVEYKPVQKKDPYYGADWGMRWWTAVAIMLVVGIVTPVFYLLYYEVLMKAEVSHHGVPTPSPPITPHGHHRGNNAGFRVGEDDNAGAGNVGNEDPQGLGVAKAGHGEHGGHEKT, via the exons atgtccaGTATAAGCCAGCACTATGGGTTCCAGTCAGCCACCATGGTGCAGCCTGCAAATGGCGGCCATGCTTATCTGTTTGGAAACAACGGCTCAGAGAATGACCTGTCAGAAGAGGACGGGGAGAGTTATGAGCTGCGGCCACGTGGCAGGGAGAGGCTGCGGAGGAGCACCTCCAGAGAGAGGATGGACGATATTGTCTACCTGGCCAGAGACATCCAGGAGGGTGACACCCTGAACAGCATTGCCCTGCAGTATCATTGCTCA GTGGCTGATATAAAGCGGGCCAACAACTTCTTGACAGAGCAGGACTTCTTTGCCCTGCGGTCGGTCAAGATTCCTGTGAGGCGCTTTAGTGTCCTCACTGAGACTCACAGCGCCGGGCCTCTCAAGTCTGCCTCCCCCTCAGGTACCAGGCGCCTGGCCCAGATCTCACCCGGTGCCTCCCTCCCCTCTGACTTCTCCACAGACTCTTCCTCTTCCACCGACAGCGTGGAGGGATTCCTCCTGGAGAAGGACAAGGACATCGAGCGGCTGGTGAAGTCCACGGGGCCGTCTCGGAGCAGCCTCAACGAGGTTGTGTCCTCCTTAACGCTACAGCAACAGCAGCCACTGCTCGGGGAAGTGGAGTACAAACCGGTGCAGAAAAAGGACCCTTACTACGGCGCAGATTGGGGCATGAGATGGTGGACGGCTGTGGCCATCATGCTGGTAGTGGGCATCGTCACGCCCGTGTTTTATCTGCTGTACTACGAGGTTCTCATGAAAGCTGAAGTCAGCCACCACGGCGTTCCCACGCCATCTCCTCCCATCACGCCTCACGGACATCACCGTGGCAATAATGCAGGCTTTCGTGTTGGAGAAGACGACAACGCAGGGGCCGGAAACGTGGGTAACGAAGATCCACAGGGACTAGGTGTGGCCAAAGCAGGGCACGGGGAACACGGAGGCCATGAGAAAACGTAA